A single region of the Bifidobacterium asteroides DSM 20089 genome encodes:
- a CDS encoding pyroglutamyl-peptidase I — MEQIKVIVAGYDHYQGVDVNPSYQVSQALAEHGMKGMRPVGPTEEDPLEGVDLAISAVTMPVSFAKAWPILHEAIERVHPDIIIATGLKRRARGIAMERCAVNIKEDDADDRDDLGEQEYQDAAREINRQPIDPQGPAAYWTRLPLRAILHDFGTCGIPATLSSDAGTYVCNALFYNLLAWAAGHKDVLAGFVSLPLVNDSGGQERGLPLNQQIEAVREVVNETIRYYRRPSSSPILIA, encoded by the coding sequence ATGGAGCAGATCAAGGTCATCGTCGCCGGATACGACCATTACCAGGGTGTTGACGTCAACCCCTCCTATCAGGTCTCACAGGCTCTGGCCGAGCATGGCATGAAGGGTATGCGCCCTGTCGGCCCCACCGAGGAGGATCCCCTGGAGGGCGTGGACCTGGCTATTTCCGCCGTCACCATGCCTGTTAGCTTCGCCAAGGCCTGGCCCATACTGCATGAGGCCATAGAGCGGGTGCACCCCGATATCATCATCGCCACAGGGCTCAAGCGTCGGGCTCGTGGCATCGCCATGGAGCGTTGTGCCGTCAACATCAAGGAGGACGACGCAGACGACCGTGACGACTTAGGGGAGCAGGAGTATCAGGACGCTGCCCGCGAGATCAATCGCCAGCCCATCGATCCCCAGGGTCCGGCCGCCTACTGGACCCGTCTGCCGCTGAGGGCCATCCTGCACGACTTCGGCACCTGCGGCATTCCCGCCACGCTGAGCTCGGACGCGGGTACCTATGTCTGCAACGCACTCTTCTACAATCTGCTGGCATGGGCTGCAGGACACAAGGATGTCCTGGCCGGGTTCGTCAGTCTTCCCCTGGTCAACGATAGCGGCGGACAGGAGCGTGGCCTGCCCCTGAATCAGCAGATAGAGGCTGTGCGCGAGGTGGTCAATGAGACCATTCGCTACTACCGCAGGCCCTCCTCCAGCCCTATTCTTATTGCCTGA
- a CDS encoding polyphenol oxidase family protein, translating to MSLETQSSEQDSQSVQGEAWNRERTLLDSRPLSALDDQGRPIPVTIPIALAPGIKVVYTTRLGGVSSGDYAQLNLGGKGGDDPQAVAANRKALGHQLDRPIALVDQVHSAQVWDADQGQPQGRCEADAQVTTRRDLALGIFAADCLPVLLADPQAGVMGAAHCGRRGLVAGVIPSTVQAMADKGADPSRIVATLGPRICADCYQVGSDLADDFEKRFPGASGPCRFGGIAIDIATAARMELKAAGVTNIVDSAPRVGAATSYLRQDPDLIELCSQDSEGPSLSKRLEDLRRPLCTLENPLWYSHRRASLASKAGEGRMLALILADD from the coding sequence ATGAGTCTCGAGACTCAGTCAAGCGAGCAGGACTCGCAGAGCGTTCAGGGTGAAGCCTGGAATCGGGAACGGACCCTGTTGGACAGCAGGCCCCTATCGGCGCTGGATGATCAAGGTCGTCCAATCCCCGTCACCATTCCCATAGCCTTGGCGCCAGGGATCAAGGTGGTCTACACCACCAGACTGGGCGGGGTCTCCTCAGGCGATTACGCCCAGCTGAATCTAGGCGGCAAGGGAGGCGATGATCCGCAGGCGGTTGCTGCCAACCGTAAGGCCCTGGGCCATCAGCTGGACCGTCCCATAGCCCTGGTGGACCAGGTTCACTCAGCCCAGGTCTGGGATGCCGACCAGGGTCAGCCCCAGGGGCGTTGCGAGGCCGATGCCCAGGTGACCACCCGTCGTGACTTGGCTTTGGGCATCTTCGCCGCTGATTGCCTTCCTGTGCTTCTGGCCGACCCTCAGGCCGGCGTGATGGGGGCGGCCCACTGCGGCCGTCGTGGTCTGGTGGCCGGCGTCATTCCGTCAACAGTTCAGGCCATGGCCGACAAGGGTGCTGACCCATCCAGGATCGTGGCAACCCTGGGACCTCGGATCTGCGCGGATTGCTATCAGGTGGGCTCGGACCTGGCCGATGATTTCGAGAAGCGTTTCCCTGGCGCATCCGGACCATGCAGGTTCGGCGGAATCGCCATCGACATCGCCACTGCTGCCAGGATGGAACTGAAGGCGGCAGGAGTGACCAATATCGTAGACTCCGCCCCCCGGGTCGGTGCCGCCACCAGTTACCTGCGTCAGGACCCGGACCTGATAGAGCTGTGCAGCCAGGACAGTGAGGGTCCCTCCTTGTCGAAGCGTCTTGAGGATCTGCGCCGCCCCCTGTGCACACTGGAGAATCCGCTCTGGTACTCCCACCGCCGGGCCTCGCTGGCCAGCAAGGCGGGGGAGGGGCGCATGCTGGCGCTTATCCTGGCCGACGACTGA
- a CDS encoding DUF2207 domain-containing protein, whose product MNAPAASSGKAGSKHHSSGHPSWSTSRFFRALALALVAGLVTCLVTALLVFNRNRPDLVYDSVDYDVQVLDNGDLRISQTLTVTMNSREDDNGDERPWRELYQRYQIKPDRLTGISDVSVTDLTNGSTYRQADPPKDPDNLDQVPDWDKTMAGTWYMGTVSDAGLESYNPGDAGQGSACGDQGNQCQVELGWNIPQTAKDSGRRFRIDMTFHGVTTAHPDVAEFQWEPVGDTNQIPVEHVSANVKLPKQIGTKKDKDAKAWLHFAGRGSYEVVDDSRVRFSADRIEPGQHLDLVVLFDAGRISSVVRTDSQPARDRIVQQERQQYERWHTEQTRRARIGLLTGVVALLAAIALIAVMLWQAFRTYGDSQYQGDIIYYRQPPDLSPAVAAVINDVMLTRETPTGRQLSATILSLASKRAIALIPVKYKDRTNSGEGPVTKVMRSLLKGKQQSMEVVINPVCSQDRASLALSYSEEACLAMLEGASDIMGAEDKRFDLYEMVALFSSTEAGPGKVYMEAFDKAIKYETNDADLLAYRHGLGVLAFLAVLLAAFILLAGFLPGTVLVRAPLAVLLVAVAAFSMRYGCSQVLSRNGQPMAGQVSGLRRYLLDFSDFSHRGVEDLVLWDRYLVYATAFGISDRVVTQLAQASPELTDSEWLNDNARGSLLYCTFLPYSQNVPVASSVSGPKTLAANSMLGQGGMVDLGTQLTQGLEQIGGLIGQASGNSSGSGIGGFGSGGGSFGGSGGGSGGGSFGGR is encoded by the coding sequence GTGAACGCCCCAGCGGCCTCCTCCGGGAAGGCAGGCTCGAAACATCACTCCTCGGGTCATCCCTCCTGGAGCACCTCCCGTTTCTTCCGAGCCCTGGCGCTGGCCCTGGTGGCAGGCTTGGTGACGTGCTTAGTCACCGCCCTGCTGGTCTTCAATAGGAATCGGCCCGACCTGGTGTACGATTCAGTCGATTACGATGTCCAGGTCTTGGATAATGGCGATTTGCGTATCAGTCAGACCCTGACCGTCACCATGAATTCCCGCGAGGATGACAACGGCGACGAACGCCCTTGGCGGGAGCTCTACCAGCGCTATCAGATCAAGCCTGACCGCCTGACCGGCATAAGCGACGTAAGCGTGACTGACCTGACTAATGGCTCCACATATAGGCAGGCTGACCCGCCGAAGGATCCTGATAACCTCGATCAAGTTCCCGATTGGGATAAGACCATGGCTGGCACCTGGTATATGGGCACCGTCTCGGATGCGGGGCTGGAATCCTACAATCCGGGCGATGCGGGTCAGGGTTCTGCCTGCGGCGATCAAGGAAACCAGTGCCAGGTGGAGCTGGGCTGGAACATTCCACAGACTGCCAAGGATTCAGGTCGGCGCTTCCGCATCGACATGACCTTCCACGGGGTCACTACTGCCCATCCTGATGTGGCCGAATTCCAATGGGAGCCCGTGGGCGACACCAACCAGATTCCCGTTGAGCATGTGAGCGCCAATGTCAAGCTGCCCAAGCAGATAGGAACGAAGAAGGACAAGGACGCCAAGGCTTGGCTGCACTTCGCTGGCAGGGGTTCCTACGAGGTGGTGGATGACAGCCGTGTCCGATTCTCCGCAGACCGCATCGAGCCAGGCCAGCATCTGGATTTGGTGGTGCTCTTCGATGCGGGGAGGATTTCCTCGGTGGTCAGGACCGACTCCCAGCCGGCACGTGACCGCATCGTTCAGCAGGAGCGCCAGCAGTATGAGCGCTGGCATACCGAGCAGACCAGACGGGCGCGAATCGGGCTCTTGACGGGCGTCGTGGCACTCTTGGCTGCTATCGCGCTGATTGCGGTCATGCTCTGGCAGGCCTTCCGCACATATGGAGACTCCCAGTACCAAGGCGATATCATATACTACCGGCAGCCTCCGGATCTGTCGCCCGCAGTGGCCGCCGTTATCAACGATGTGATGCTGACCCGAGAAACCCCCACTGGCAGGCAATTGTCAGCAACCATCCTCTCCCTGGCCTCCAAACGGGCCATCGCTCTGATTCCCGTCAAGTATAAGGACCGGACGAATTCCGGCGAAGGACCCGTGACCAAGGTGATGCGCTCACTGCTCAAGGGCAAACAGCAGTCCATGGAGGTGGTCATCAATCCGGTCTGCAGTCAGGATCGAGCATCCCTGGCCCTGTCCTACAGTGAGGAAGCCTGCCTGGCCATGCTGGAAGGTGCCTCCGATATCATGGGTGCCGAGGATAAACGCTTCGACCTGTATGAGATGGTTGCTCTCTTCTCCAGCACTGAAGCCGGTCCTGGCAAGGTCTACATGGAGGCTTTCGACAAGGCTATCAAGTATGAGACCAACGATGCCGACCTGCTCGCCTATCGTCATGGTCTGGGGGTCTTGGCCTTCCTGGCCGTACTCTTGGCTGCTTTCATTCTGTTGGCCGGATTCCTGCCGGGCACCGTACTGGTACGTGCGCCCTTGGCCGTGCTTCTGGTGGCTGTGGCAGCATTCTCCATGCGCTATGGCTGTTCGCAGGTGCTGAGCAGGAATGGGCAGCCCATGGCCGGCCAGGTGTCGGGGCTTCGTCGCTACCTGCTGGACTTCAGCGATTTTAGCCACCGGGGCGTGGAGGATCTGGTGCTCTGGGACCGTTACCTGGTTTATGCTACGGCCTTCGGCATAAGCGACCGGGTTGTCACTCAGCTGGCACAGGCCAGCCCTGAACTGACCGACTCCGAGTGGCTGAATGACAATGCGCGCGGCAGCCTGCTCTACTGTACCTTCCTGCCTTACAGCCAGAATGTTCCGGTGGCTTCCTCCGTGAGTGGCCCTAAAACATTGGCTGCAAATTCAATGCTTGGCCAAGGCGGGATGGTTGATCTGGGTACTCAGTTGACCCAGGGACTCGAACAGATCGGCGGCCTGATCGGCCAGGCCAGCGGCAACAGTTCCGGCAGTGGTATTGGTGGGTTTGGCTCCGGTGGTGGTTCTTTCGGCGGTTCCGGTGGTGGGTCCGGTGGTGGTTCCTTCGGCGGCCGCTGA
- a CDS encoding IspD/TarI family cytidylyltransferase, producing the protein MSESRASAAPSGVGQVNAEPEEQIQPVVAVILAAGLGVRFDESNPKQLVQVGGKPIITWSIDAFQSNARVTDILVVVNDRVRESVEAIVGSDTYDKVRMVIQGGIERMDSTEAALQTLAEADIPQDAKLLIHDAVRPFVSQESIDGCIDALDTFNAATVAVASTDTMLMAGDLGERKVVRQVPDRDNMFRAQTPQAFRFSTLRKAYDLAAADPDFHPTDDTRVVVDHMPEEPVAIVAGSVTNMKITLPSDVPMAEWIAGSLAG; encoded by the coding sequence ATGAGTGAGAGCAGAGCATCAGCAGCCCCGTCCGGGGTCGGTCAGGTCAACGCAGAGCCGGAGGAGCAGATTCAGCCGGTGGTGGCAGTGATTCTGGCGGCCGGGCTGGGCGTTCGGTTCGACGAGAGCAACCCCAAGCAGCTGGTGCAGGTGGGCGGCAAACCGATCATCACCTGGTCAATTGACGCCTTCCAGTCCAATGCCCGGGTCACGGACATCCTGGTTGTGGTCAACGATCGGGTTCGGGAGTCTGTCGAGGCCATTGTGGGCTCTGACACCTACGACAAGGTCCGCATGGTCATCCAGGGTGGCATTGAGCGCATGGACAGCACCGAGGCAGCCCTGCAGACCCTGGCTGAGGCGGATATCCCCCAGGATGCCAAGCTGCTCATCCACGATGCGGTGCGGCCCTTCGTCAGCCAGGAGTCAATCGACGGCTGCATCGATGCCTTGGATACATTCAACGCCGCAACCGTGGCCGTGGCCTCGACCGACACCATGCTGATGGCCGGGGACCTGGGCGAGCGCAAGGTTGTGCGCCAGGTGCCCGACCGTGACAACATGTTCAGGGCTCAGACCCCGCAGGCCTTCCGTTTCAGCACCCTCCGTAAGGCCTACGATCTGGCCGCTGCGGATCCGGACTTCCATCCCACGGATGACACACGTGTCGTGGTGGACCACATGCCTGAGGAGCCGGTGGCCATCGTGGCCGGCAGCGTGACCAACATGAAGATCACCCTGCCCTCGGACGTGCCCATGGCTGAATGGATAGCGGGCTCCCTGGCCGGGTGA
- a CDS encoding aldo/keto reductase, which produces MTSSMRALGPFTTTAVGLGCMGLSIEGKPDQGTAIEVIHQALDAGCRHLDTAWSYYESGGPEQTNERLVRQALESWKGPRQDVLVATKVGHYRNFTDGRPTWAVDGRPESLIRHAKESAQALGVDTIDLLYLHRPDPQVPYQESLEAMAELVKQGVARTLGVSNVDIDRMDLARRILGNDLVAVQNQFSPTFTSSRQELDHAAELDLAFVCWSPLGGFRAPKDETRYDAFRQVAQEHGVSHQRVVLAWELSQNRNVFVVPGAHRAATILDSLQAADMELSEEELERLNQAAAA; this is translated from the coding sequence ATGACATCGTCGATGCGGGCCTTGGGGCCCTTTACTACGACAGCGGTCGGACTGGGTTGCATGGGATTGTCCATCGAGGGCAAGCCGGACCAGGGAACGGCCATTGAGGTCATCCATCAGGCTTTGGATGCCGGTTGCCGACATCTGGATACTGCCTGGTCCTACTACGAGTCAGGTGGTCCTGAGCAGACCAATGAACGACTGGTTCGCCAGGCTTTGGAATCCTGGAAGGGACCCCGTCAGGATGTGCTGGTGGCCACCAAGGTGGGACACTACCGCAACTTCACCGATGGTCGGCCAACCTGGGCTGTGGACGGTCGACCGGAGAGCCTGATCCGGCACGCCAAGGAGTCTGCTCAGGCCTTGGGCGTGGACACCATCGACCTGCTCTACCTGCACCGGCCCGATCCCCAGGTGCCCTATCAGGAGTCCCTGGAGGCCATGGCCGAGCTGGTCAAGCAGGGCGTGGCCCGGACACTGGGCGTCTCCAACGTAGACATTGACCGGATGGACCTGGCTCGCAGGATTCTGGGCAATGACCTCGTAGCCGTGCAGAACCAGTTCTCGCCCACCTTCACCAGCTCCCGCCAGGAATTGGACCATGCAGCCGAATTGGATCTGGCCTTTGTCTGCTGGAGCCCCCTGGGAGGCTTCCGAGCGCCCAAGGATGAAACTCGTTATGATGCCTTCCGGCAGGTGGCCCAGGAGCACGGCGTCTCCCACCAGCGCGTGGTCCTGGCCTGGGAGCTGTCCCAGAACCGCAACGTCTTCGTGGTTCCCGGGGCTCACAGGGCGGCCACCATTCTGGACTCCCTGCAGGCGGCCGATATGGAGCTGAGCGAGGAGGAGTTGGAGCGTCTGAACCAGGCGGCGGCTGCATGA
- a CDS encoding LemA family protein, whose product MSVSLIVLIVIVLLVVLLVIWGIGAYNGLVNLRNRVANGWAQIDVQLKQRADLVPNLVQTVKGYASHESTVLEEVTKARADVAQAQTAGGDQMQARADAEQRLGQSLVTLMARAEAYPELKANQNFLDLQRQLKDLEDKIAYARQFYNDVVQKFNTRIETVPSNIIASLFHFRQAQYFQADEGSRQAPVVDFGQ is encoded by the coding sequence ATGTCCGTATCACTGATCGTGCTTATTGTCATTGTCCTGCTGGTCGTGTTGCTGGTCATCTGGGGTATCGGGGCCTACAACGGTTTGGTCAATCTGCGCAACCGGGTGGCCAATGGTTGGGCCCAGATTGACGTCCAGCTCAAGCAACGTGCCGACCTGGTGCCCAATCTGGTCCAGACGGTCAAGGGCTACGCTTCACACGAGTCCACCGTCCTGGAGGAGGTGACCAAGGCCCGCGCCGACGTGGCTCAGGCCCAGACGGCTGGCGGGGACCAGATGCAGGCCCGTGCCGATGCCGAGCAGAGACTGGGCCAATCCCTGGTCACTCTGATGGCTCGGGCGGAGGCCTACCCTGAGCTCAAGGCCAACCAGAACTTCCTGGACTTGCAGCGTCAGCTCAAGGACCTGGAGGACAAGATCGCCTACGCCAGGCAGTTCTACAATGATGTGGTCCAGAAGTTCAACACCCGCATCGAGACGGTCCCCTCAAACATCATCGCATCACTCTTCCACTTCCGTCAGGCCCAGTACTTCCAGGCCGACGAGGGCAGCCGCCAGGCGCCCGTTGTGGACTTCGGACAGTGA